CCTGGCGCCGTCGCACCAGCGCGACGGTGCTCACTCTCGGCGCCGTGGCGCTGATGCTGAGCCAGGTCCTCTCCGACTCGACCCAGCAGTGGATGCTGACCGGAGCAGCCGTCGTGCTCGTGCTGATCCACCTGCTCCTCTCGCGAACTTCCCAGGCGAACCCCGGTGAAGCGAAGGGCGAGTCGGATGCCGGAGAGCTGCGTTTTCGCGCATGGCGCGGCCAGGGCGCAGCCGTCGTGATGCTGCTCTCGCTCTTCGTGTCGATGGCGCTTTCGAGCTTGCTCGTGCTCGGGGTGGCCTCGTGGCTGGGGACGCCGGAGCCCGGCAAGACCGACCGCATCTGGCGCACTCCCGGAGACCCGCTCCCGGTGACGGACTGGGACGTGCCCGACGCCTATGAGCGCTTCGCGGTGCTGCTCATGGTGGTCGTGGTGGCGATCCTGATCCTGCTCATCGTCGCCGCGATCGTCGTGGTGCCCAAACTGGTGCGATTCACCCTGCCGACGTTGGCGTGGAAGGGCAAGGCGCCGAAGGACGAAGGCGACGCCGAGTCTCGGGGCGGTGTGGAAGCACCGCCGGTCAGGTATCCGGACAAGCTCGTGGACCCGGAGGAGCGGGTGCGGATCCGCGCGACCGCGCGTCGGTCGTCGCATCTCCTTCACCGCGGTGAGCCGCTCTTCGCCTGGATCGCCGTGCTCGCCGCTGTCGGTTTCTTCAGCCTCTCGTCGTCGATCGTGTTCGACGCGGCAAAGGGTGTGCTCGAGGGCTGGGCGCCGGGCCTTCCCGCAGGGCTACGCGCTGCGGCGACGGCGATCCTCGTCGCTCTCGCGCTCGCCGCGGTTGCGGCCGTCGTCGCGAACTCGGCGACGAACGGCGACCGCCCGCTCGGCGTCTTCTGGGACGTGGTCGCGTTCTTCCCGCGCGCGGGGCATCCGTTCGCGCCGCCGTGCTTCGCCGAGCGAGCCGTTCCCGAGCTCGCGGAGCACACCCGGCAGTTCCTGCGGACGTCGGCGGGGGACCCCCTGAAGCCGCGGTCGGCCGTGATCCTGACGGCACACTCGATGGGGTCGACGATCTCGGCCGCGACGATTCTCGCGCTGCGCGGTGAGCGGTTCGTGGAGGAGCCTCCTGCAGGCCCGCAGCTGACCGATCGCATCGCGCTGCTGTCGTACGGCAGCCAGTTGCGGGGCTACTTCAGCCGCTTCTTCCCGTCGGTGTTCGGCTACCAGGTGCTGGGAGTGCCGGGCCTTCTTGCGCCGTCATTGTGGAATCCCGATCCGTGGAAGAAGCAGGTGGTCGCCGAGTTCCCGGCCCCGTCGCAACCGGGCGACGAGACGACGAGGGCGGCGGCGAAGGCAGAAGCGGCCGCGAAGGCGACGGCTCGTCAGGAGGTCAAGACTCACGCGTTCAGGAAGGATTCACTGGCGTGGATGCTCGGAGCGAGCGAGACGACCCTGCCGCGCTGGCGCAACCTGTGGCGCCGCACCGACTTCCTCGGCTTTCCGGTCTTCAGCTACGACAGCGACGAGAATCCGGTGGACCGCGGAGCCACCGAGACGGCCCCCGGCTATCAATGGACGGTCGCCAAGCACTCCGCATATCTCGGCACCGAGCAGATCGAGCTCGCCCGGGTCGAACTGGTGGGGGAGTTGTCGAAGGGTCCGGTGGTCTAGGGGTCGCGCCTGCCCAGCCTCACCGCTCCCGCCGCGACCCGTGAAGCCGCGTCTCGCCCCCGGCATCCGCCGCCCGCGCGAACCTCGCGGCCAACCGCTCGAACGCGCCCTTCAGCTCGTCGCCGTCGATGACTTCGACGTCGGCGTCGAGCTGCGCGAGCAGCAGCGCCAGCTGGTCGGGGTCGTCCGATCCGAGCTCGAGGCGGCACGTGGAATCGTCGATCGCCTCGACGTCGACGGGGATGCGGATCGCCGCGGCGACGGTGGCGGCCGGCGCATGGACGACGACGCGCGCCCGGTACGTCCAGCTCGCCTGGACGATGCGTCGGACCACGTGCTCGACCAGGGCGTCTTCCGCGATCACCCGGGGACGGAACCGCACGCCGGTGGGCGGATGCTGCACCATGCGGTCGACGCGGAACACCCGCCAGTCATCGCGGTCGAGGTCCCACGCGAACAGGTACCAGACGGGTCCCCAGCTCACGAGTCGCTGCGGTTCGGTGTGGCGTGCCGACGCGCTGCCGTCGTGCGTCGTGTACCCGAATCGGAGGCGTTCGTGGCCCCGGATCGCCGAGGCGACCGCGCTCAGCACGGCGACGTCGGGTTGCGGGCCGGCGCCCGGGACCACGCTCGTCGCCTCGCGGACCGCGGCGACCCGTCGACGCAGGCGGGAGGGCATCACCTGCTCGATCTTCGCGAGCGCGGTCAGCGACGTCTCCTCGATGCCGAGTCGCCACGTCGCCACCGCGCCCAGCCCGATCGCGACGGCGACGGCTTCGTCGTCGTCGAGCAGCAGCGGCGGCATCGCGGCGCCCGCGGCGAGCCGGTAGCCGCCGGCGACGCCGGGGCGAGCATCCACCGGATACCCGAGCGCGCGCAGCTTGCCGATGTCGGTGCGCACCGTCCGCGTGCTGACGCCGAGCCGGTCGGCGAGTTCGGGACTCGTCCAATCGCGCTTGAGCTGCAGCAGTGACAGCAGCTCCAGCAGGCGGGCGGACGTTTCGAGCATGATCCGATCATTCCGCATATTGCGGAAGCTAACCTGCCGCATTCGTTGGAATCGTCGGGGGCATGAACAACGACACCGGGCTCACGCCCTTCCGCATCGACATCCCGCAGGCCGACCTCGACGACCTGCGCGAACGACTCGCTCGCACCCGCTGGCCGATCCCCGCACCCGACCGTGACGACCGCGATGACTTCCGCCGCGGCATCCCGCTGCCCTTTCTGGCCGAGCTCGCCGACTACTGGCGCGACGGATTCGACTGGCGCGAGCAAGAGGCGAAGCTCAACGAGCACGAGCAGTTCACGACCGTCGTGGATGGGCAGACGTTCCACGTCGTGCACGTGCGATCGGCGAATGCGGCGGCCACGCCGCTGCTGCTGTGCCACGGCTGGCCGGGATCGTTCGTCGAGTACGAGCGAATCATCCCACTGCTGACCGACCGGTTCCACGTGGTCATCCCGTCGCCCCCGGGCTTCGGTTTCTCCACTCCGCTGTCGGCGAGCGGCTGGGAGCTGGGACGGACGACGGATGCCTACGCCGACGTCATGACGCGGCTCGGCTACGAGCGCTTCGCCGTGCACGGCACCGACATCGGCTCGGGCATCGCCGGCCGCCTCGCGGGTGTCTTCCCGCAGCGCGTCATCGGCACGCACCTCGGAGTCGATCGCATGGTCCTGGGGGTGGTCGGCGACAAGTTCCCCATGCCGGACGGCCTGACTGACGAAGAGGCCGGCCAGCTCGCGGCGCTGCAGGCTTCGCTCGCGGCCGAGAGCGGATATCTGGGCATGCACCAGCACCGCCCCGACACGATCGGCCCCGCGCTGACCGATTCGCCGGTCGCCCTGCTCGCGTGGATCGGCGAGAAGTTCAAGACCCGCCGCGACGACGGTCACCACGTGCCGACCGTCGATCGCGATCAGCTGCTGACGACCGTCGCGCTGTACTGGTTCACGCGCAGCGGCGCGTCGAGCCCGCAGTTCTACTACGGGGCCGAGCACACCGAACTCGCGTTCGCCTTCGCTCCCGAGGTGCCCTCCGCCTGGATCGCGTTCGACACGCACCCGATCATCCGCCGCGCGCTGGATCCGTGGGGAGCGGTGACGCGCTGGACCGACCATGCTTCGGGCGGGCATTTCCCCGCGATGGAGGAGCCGGAGCTGCTCGCGGGGGATATCCGCGACTTCTTCGACGGGCTGGAGTGAGGTGCGGCGCGCCGCGGCGAAGGAGAGCGGATGC
This window of the Microbacterium sp. SSM24 genome carries:
- a CDS encoding helix-turn-helix transcriptional regulator — translated: MLETSARLLELLSLLQLKRDWTSPELADRLGVSTRTVRTDIGKLRALGYPVDARPGVAGGYRLAAGAAMPPLLLDDDEAVAVAIGLGAVATWRLGIEETSLTALAKIEQVMPSRLRRRVAAVREATSVVPGAGPQPDVAVLSAVASAIRGHERLRFGYTTHDGSASARHTEPQRLVSWGPVWYLFAWDLDRDDWRVFRVDRMVQHPPTGVRFRPRVIAEDALVEHVVRRIVQASWTYRARVVVHAPAATVAAAIRIPVDVEAIDDSTCRLELGSDDPDQLALLLAQLDADVEVIDGDELKGAFERLAARFARAADAGGETRLHGSRRER
- a CDS encoding epoxide hydrolase family protein encodes the protein MNNDTGLTPFRIDIPQADLDDLRERLARTRWPIPAPDRDDRDDFRRGIPLPFLAELADYWRDGFDWREQEAKLNEHEQFTTVVDGQTFHVVHVRSANAAATPLLLCHGWPGSFVEYERIIPLLTDRFHVVIPSPPGFGFSTPLSASGWELGRTTDAYADVMTRLGYERFAVHGTDIGSGIAGRLAGVFPQRVIGTHLGVDRMVLGVVGDKFPMPDGLTDEEAGQLAALQASLAAESGYLGMHQHRPDTIGPALTDSPVALLAWIGEKFKTRRDDGHHVPTVDRDQLLTTVALYWFTRSGASSPQFYYGAEHTELAFAFAPEVPSAWIAFDTHPIIRRALDPWGAVTRWTDHASGGHFPAMEEPELLAGDIRDFFDGLE